The DNA sequence ttggaaaaaaaaaacataaaaataaaaaaatcatcgTTGGGACCTGTCCCCTGCCTTAGGGAGCGAGTTCCCTGAGTGTTCTTTACAGGAAAGCTTCTGGTCCCCATCCAGGAGCCCTTCCTGgccagggagcaggggaagcCCCCCGAGCATGCCCCCCTCTCTCCCATGGAAAGCAAAGGGAAGGcttaaagaacaaagctgagCATATGAGGCTTTGCCCAGCTGAGCTATGCCAGCAGTGCCCACAACCTCCCTGTCCCACAGCCACGCGCGGACACTCACCACACAGGTTCCCAGCGGTGAGGGACACAAAGCCCACACACGTGTCTTTATCACTTGCCCTCTCTGAGCTCTTTCCTTCTTGCAGGAGAAAACTGGGCGAGACTGGTGCCGCGAGGCTCACTCACATTTCGGAGGTGtctctttctgcttccctgGCGAGGACCTCAGGGATGGACACAGACATGCCTGCCCCAGGCTCTGCGGGGCAGCCAAATATCTAACCACTCCCAGCAAACACCCCCACTACCACGTCACCCGGGGATTTGGGGGCCGAGAGCCTCCTGGAGCCCCAGGAGAGGGGCGAAGCCCAAAGCGGGTTGTTATCCTTTCTCTGTGCACCTTGGCTTGGAGAAGCAGCGTACCCAGAGGAGATGACAAGATCAAGGGGGCTTCGGGCTCTCGTTAGAGCAAGCCCCAGACCGCCACGTGGCCGGCCACATCTGCTGCTTGAACATCCCAAAGGTCACCACAGCCTCACCAGTGCGCAGTTTGATGTTATCACGATGGGGAGCTGGGCACGGGCAACAAAACACCTTTCCGCCTATCTTCAGCTCCTTGCATGCAGGCCAATAGCTTGCAAATTTAGCTACGAGGAGCCGGTGGGAGATGGTGGTGACCTTGCTAAAGCCAAAGCAAATATCCCCCACTGCTCTCCTGATTGCCCACAGGGCCACCACCTCACCATCCCAGCCACCCGGGTGGGCTGGGTGTGATTTCCCCTCAGTAGATCCACTTTGGCTCCTCGCTGCCACCTTCTtgtccttcctctgcctgcaaAGAGCTTCCAGGACGGTTCCTTCCGTGATCCTGCTGAGGCTGTGCGCAGCCCTTCTGTGCTCCACGATGCTTGGGGTGGTGCCTGGCTTCGTGGCGAGGAGAAGCTGTGCCAAGTGGGGTCAGGTTAGCCAGGAACCAGGCCCAGATGTACCCCCTTGACACCCTCGGGCTGTAGGAAGCCCCCCTGAGGGGCACCAGCGGGCAAGCACCCAGGTGCCAGAGGAATCGCTGCATTCATGGCCTCAAAATAGGAGGCTTGCAGccctgggaaggaagaaatgaaactgaaaaatgctgaCGCCCCGAAGCAGCCACTTTCACAAGCCTCGTGGTTTTTTGAAGCCAACCACCCCATTTTCTGGCACCTGGAGGCCTCTCTTCCAAGGAGCAGCTGCTAAAAGCCAGGTTTGCTGCATGGCATCCAAACCCCCATCCCAAATCCCCCCCGCTGATGGTGACTGGGGAGGTTATTTTGGGCAGGCTTTGCAGAAAACCAggggaaagcaggaaaatgggATGCAGGGGCCGCGACACCGTGGCTCAGCCGTGCCGAGCCCCCGCCTCCGCTGTCACATCGCCGCTCGCACCTCCTCATCTCCCGCTCGATGCCGGCCCAGGGCTGACAGCAGGAGACGGATGGGGCCGAGCCGGCGCCGCAGGGGATGCAGGGGGGGCGGTGACGGATGAGGGGGCTCAGAGAGGTGGTGcccccccctccctgctctgctcccatcctgctccccaaaacccggtgctgctggggtgCTGACCCCAAAGGCGGTGTCACCGTCACCGCAGCTGTGTTAGTGGTCCCGTGGCATTTGGGGACTCGTCCCCACTCTGTAGCACTGGTCATATCCCCCcacctgctccttccccagccctgggtaCCCCCAGACCCAGCTGAGGGTCCCAAAGCCACCGCTCGTCCCTCGTCCATCACCGTCGCATCAAGGCACGAAGGCAGCGTGGGAGGGGGGGGCCGTGCTCCCACCGCCCCCGAggccccgctgctgctccagccccctcgTCTCCACCCCCGAGCAGGGGGATAAAACCCCCTCAGTGTGCCGGGGGGGGCTGCAGTCCAGAGCTGGTGGAGCCACGGCCGCATCCTACCCACCCATGACAGGTAACACCCCCCCATGGCACAGCCATGCCAGGGCCCCCGCATGGTCCCCGCGACGCTCAGCCGAGGGGTGCACGGGGTCTGTTCAGGGTGCCGGCTGCCCCACACGCTGCAGGCGCGTGGTCCAAACCCCATAACTGTGGGGCAGCGGTGGGGTGGGGGATGAAgccatgccatgccgtgctggggaccccccagccctccccgtgAATGAGGCTGGGGGTGCGCGGGGTCATTTCCCGAAGGCAGGGCGCAGGAACCGCAGCGCCCATGGCCCCCCAACCCCGCAGCCTTCCTGGCCACACCGGGCGAGGGCCCCCCCTCGGGCACCATCCCCGGGTGGGCGTgcgaggggccgggggccggcggCAAGAACCGGCGCGTGTGCCACGCCGCGGCACGGCTGGAGATGGGCAGCCTCTGGGAGGAGTTCAACCGCCTGGGCACCGAGATGATCGTCACCAAGGCGGGCAGGTAGGCGCCGCggaagggtgctggggggtCCCAGGGTAGGGGGCACCCCCAcggcctccccctccccgcagGAGGATGTTCCCCACCTTCCAGGTGAAGCTGTCGGGGCTGGACCCGTCGGCCGACTACGTCCTGCTGATGGACTTTGTCCCGCTGGATGACAAGAGATAcaggtggggatggggagggatgAGGGCGCAGGGGCCGTGtcctggtggtgctgagccctcccccggccccgcaggtACGCCttccacagctcctcctggctggTGGCCGGCCGTGCCGACCCGGCGGCCCCCGGCCGCGTCCACTTCCACCCCGACTCGCCCGCCAAGGGGGCCCAGTGGATGCGGCAGATCGTCTCCTTCGACAAGCTCAAGCTCACCAACAACCTCCTGGACGACAACGGCCACGTGAGGACATGCCGGGGGGGGCACACGGCAGGGGAGGGTGGCGAGGAAGGGGGGTGCCCACCGCCtgtcccctgtgtcccccccccccagatcaTCCTCAACTCCATGCACCGCTACCAGCCCCGCTTCCACGTGGTGCTGGTGGACCCCCGGCGCGACAGCGAGCGCTTCGCCCACGAGAACTTCAAGTCCTTCAGCTTCCCCGAGACCCAGTTCATGGCGGTGACGGCTTACCAGAACCACCGGGTGagctggggccggggggaggaggACACATGGGgggtcccccccaccccacgcCCCCTGACCCCCAGATCTCCGCAGATCACCCAGCTGAAGATCGCCAGCAACCCCTTCGCCAAGGGCTTTCGGGACGGCGAGCCCGAGCCGTGGTaaggtgctgggtgctgccgtGACGCCGCGGTGATGGGCTCCACAccgcctgccctgcagccaccctcCCCATCTCTCTTGCAGGTGCGGGGGCacgctgtccccccccccgggctgctgcacagcagaaaggtcggggggctgggggccgcgCTGCCCCCCCGCTGCTCCCTCACGGCCGTGGGGCGCTGGCagctgtgcccccccccggcTTCCCCGCACCACCTTTCCAGCCCCTCGCATACCCCCACGGTGTCTACGTGGGGGCCAAGCCCCGCGCCGGCCCCTACCCACTGCCCTCCCTGCGGCCAGCCAGCTTCAGCAGCGCCGCGACCGCCTTCGGCTACGGGCAGCAGTGAGGGGGGcgccccctgcaccccccctTGGACCCTCACCCAAGGAGGGGACGGaggcggggagctggggggagccAGGGGGGCTTTATTCGCTGTGGAAGCCTCTGGGTttggaagggagaggaggaggcccgggggctgctgcagctggacgcccccagccccccatCTCTGGGGGGTTCCCGGCGATGCTGCGAGCCCCCCAGGTCCACGCGGCACGGAGCGGCTCGGCTACTCCCAGGCGTCAGGCGCGAAGGCGAAGGGGCACAGCTTGTAGCCAGCACCCACGTAAAACTTGTTCTGGAACTCCACCCTGCCAGGAAGGGGGGGAATGGTGAGATTCGGCCATGCCTGCAGgggtcccgtcccccccccccccccccccgccaggcTCACCAGTGCAGCCGGAGGGCATGCAGGAAGGCGGAGAGCCCCTCCATCACCAGCAGGATGGCCACGGTCAGCACGGCGAAGACGGCGAAGACGGGCACCAGCACAGCGCCGCCCGCGTAGCTCAGCCGCATGAAGCCGTTGCGCATCACCATGGTCCACAGGACCTCCGAGAGCTctggggggcagcggggggacAGTGAGGCTCAGCCCGGCTCCCGGGGGGGGGTTCgtggggtgagggggggggcaCTCACGCGCGTGGGCCAGGCTGAGCGCCCAGAGCCGCAGGTAGGACGCGGTGttggagatgcagcccaggcagTACTCGATGGTGTGGATGGCTTGGTGCATGAAGACCTCGGAGAAGTCCATGTGCTGCGGGGACAGAGGTGGgatgtgtgtctgtgtggttGGGGGGGTCTGGACACAGCCCGACGCCCtcgcccacccccagccctcacctCGGCATCGGGGCCGTGCCCCCCCACTCTCCACGTCCTCCTTGGTGGCGTTGACAGAGttgccggcctcctgcccctccagcagcggctcctgctctgcagccaccgGCTGCACGGGGACATCGGCCCTGGTCAGGCCATGCCACCGCGCCCCCTGCCCCGTCCAAGCCCCCcgccctgtccccagcctcaCCGGGGGGTGGTCTGTCTTCCGCCTGCGCCGCCGGCAGCACAGGTACAGGGGCGTCCCCAGGAGCAGGACGGGCACCGACGCCAGcgccagcaccaccagcaccatcTGCACCGGCACCTGCACGCGGCACGCGGCGTTACGGGgtcccaccagcacccacaTCCCACCCAACCCCACCGGGCAGCGAGgccgggctcagccccagctcgcGATGCCGGGCGGGGGTCCCGGAGATGCTACCTGCCCCTCGTAGAGCGGGAGGTTGTCGGCGTTGGAGGTGAAGAGGAACATGTCGATGAAGTGGATGAGGATGCTGGGAGCCACCCGGGAGTCGGCGGCGCCGAACTTGATCCACTTGTAGAAGATGAGGAAGACGAGGTAGCCGAAGAGCGCCAGCAGGAAGACCACCTCGGGCAGGAGCTCCAGCACCAGCCGGTGCCGCTGCTGGAAGTGCCTGGGCAGGGGGCACCAGCCGGGCTCACCACGCCCACCCAGATCTGATGCAGGGGGGCAGGacccccctcgccccccccccccgccccgggtGAGTCCGACCCCAGCCCCCTTGGCACGACACAGGGAGGGGGACTCACACGTGGTTGAAGACGCCCAGCAGGACGCCGAAGCCCATGTGCACGATGCCCAGCACCACCGACATCTTCATCTTGAAGGAGTTGAGGAAGTTGAGGTGGTTGGTGGCCAAGCTCCAGATCTGCCGGGGGCAAGGCGGGTGAGACGCCGGGCCACCCCACCGAGGGTCCCGTCCCGTCCTCGCCCCCGCGGGACACTCACCGGGTCAATGCCGAAAGGATAGGGCCCTTGGAAGACACCGGTGATGTTGGGGTCCAGGGTGAGGGACGGGTGGGTGGCGAGGTAGtcagagctgcaggcagagagagggggTCAACACGAGGGGGTCAGCACAGGGAGGGAGCCGGGGGGCACGCAGGGCCAGGGGGTCCCACCTCCAGGAGGAGCGGTTGGCCATGGTGGCCACGCTCCAGGCCGAGGGGAAGATGGCGGTGGCTTTGCTGAAGCACTCGTTGTAGATGAAGCCGGTGTAGATGGAGAAGGCCCCCATGAGCAGGATGAGGTAGCGCCCCTCGAAGAACGTCTGCCAGATCTGCGGGGGGGGCAAAACGTGGCTCCCTGCTACCGCCCCTGTCCCACGCTGTGCCCGTCCCACACCACCCTGCCCACACCTCCAACTCTGCAGCCAGGTGGCCCTGCGCCACACCGACCCTGTCCCACGCCTCCAACCCTGTCCCGTGCCTCCACGACCCGGTCGcggccccccagccctgccccacgccGCGTCCCGCTCACCTCGTTGCTGGCCTGCCGCAGGCTGGGGCTGTTCTCGTACAGCACCATCCAGAGGGCGAAGAGGAACATGAGCAGCCCGTGCCCCACGTCCCCAAACATGATGGCGAAGATGAAGGGGAACGTGATGATGGCGTAGGGCGCTGCGGGGGCACGGGCACTGCGTCAC is a window from the Oxyura jamaicensis isolate SHBP4307 breed ruddy duck chromosome 5 unlocalized genomic scaffold, BPBGC_Ojam_1.0 oxy5_random_OJ72223, whole genome shotgun sequence genome containing:
- the TBX10 gene encoding T-box transcription factor TBX10: MTGWGCAGSFPEGRAQEPQRPWPPNPAAFLATPGEGPPSGTIPGWACEGPGAGGKNRRVCHAAARLEMGSLWEEFNRLGTEMIVTKAGRRMFPTFQVKLSGLDPSADYVLLMDFVPLDDKRYRYAFHSSSWLVAGRADPAAPGRVHFHPDSPAKGAQWMRQIVSFDKLKLTNNLLDDNGHIILNSMHRYQPRFHVVLVDPRRDSERFAHENFKSFSFPETQFMAVTAYQNHRITQLKIASNPFAKGFRDGEPEPW
- the LOC118157330 gene encoding LOW QUALITY PROTEIN: V-type proton ATPase 116 kDa subunit a3-like (The sequence of the model RefSeq protein was modified relative to this genomic sequence to represent the inferred CDS: deleted 2 bases in 2 codons); this encodes PCPLPPQLNPHVSAFQRRFVGEVRRCEEMEKTFTFLQQELRGAGRELGPCPDNPPAPLAREALRVQEQSEQLARELREVSRNRAALRGHLRDLRQYLHVLREGQRLTSVPVGAGTPPAPPGSPPSTRAFSEHDPLLDPSVHQHLDRKINFVTGVIHPWRVSAFERLLWRACRGYLVASFVEMPEPLEDPDTGESVTWVIFLISYWGEQIGQKIRKISDCFHCQVYPYPESEASRAETLNGLLSQIQDLSVVLEETEQYLAQVLDKVVLALPTWRVQVQKMKAIYLVLNQCSLDVTEKCLIAEVWCPVRDLTQVQDALRQGSYKSGSSVECFVQRIPTMESPPTLIRTNKFTAGFQSIVDAYGVASYQEVNPAPYAIITFPFIFAIMFGDVGHGLLMFLFALWMVLYENSPSLRQASNEIWQTFFEGRYLILLMGAFSIYTGFIYNECFSKATAIFPSAWSVATMANRSSWSSDYLATHPSLTLDPNITGVFQGPYPFGIDPIWSLATNHLNFLNSFKMKMSVVLGIVHMGFGVLLGVFNHVHFQQRHRLVLELLPEVVFLLALFGYLVFLIFYKWIKFGAADSRVAPSILIHFIDMFLFTSNADNLPLYEGQVPVQMVLVVLALASVPVLLLGTPLYLCCRRRRRKTDHPPPVAAEQEPLLEGQEAGNSVNATKEDVESGGHGPDAEHMDFSEVFMHQAIHTIEYCLGCISNTASYLRLWALSLAHAQLSEVLWTMVMRNGFMRLSYAGGAVLVPVFAVFAVLTVAILLVMEGLSAFLHALRLHWVEFQNKFYVGAGYKLCPFAFAPDAWE